The Natronosporangium hydrolyticum nucleotide sequence CATCAAGCCGCCCACCCTCCCCTGTGACCGTCGAACCACGCGACAGTGTGCCACGACGCCACAACCCCGGGTACGCCGCGGGTGGTCCGGACGCTGCCCGAGGACGCACTTGGTCCCCGGATCGGCTGAACGAGACCGACGCCGCAGGCTGCTATATTTGAAGCAGTCGATTTTTGCGCTTGCTGGATGTCCGTTCAACTGATGAGTGTGGGCTGATCAGAGAGAAGTTCGCGCATGGGCGTCGTCTACACCGCCGCGAGCATGTCGCTCGACGGCTACATCGCCGGACCGGACGAGCAGGGGTTCGCACACCTGTTCAGTTGGTACGCCAATGGACCGCAGCAGTTGCCTACCGCCAACCCCGAGGTCTCCTTCCACATGTCGGAGGCCAGCGCGGCGCACTTTCGCGAATTGGCCGACCGGACCGGGGCGTTGGTCGTTGGTCGGCGGCAGTTCGACCTCACCGGCGGCTGGGGTGGTCAGCATCCACTGGGGGTCCCGGTGGTCGTTCTCACTCACCGATTGCCGGACGAGTGGCCACGCGCGGAGGCGCCCTTCGTGTTTCGTTCCGGCCACATCGAATCCGCTCTCGCCCAGGCGAAGGCGCTCGCCGGCCGTAGGGCCGTGGGGGTCAGCGCCGGCTCCGTCGCCCGGCAGGTATTGAACGCCCGGCTCCTCGACGAGGTGTGGATCGAACTAGTGCCGGTGCTGCTGGGCGGTGGCACGCCGTACCTCAGCGAGTTGAGTCGCCCACCCGTACTCCTGGAGGGCCCGATCGCGATCGCAGCCGGCCACGGCGTCACCCACCTGCGGTATCGAGTCCGGCGGGCGTGAGCCCGGTCAGTAGCCGGTCCACACCGCCTTCGCACCGGTGTCACCGGTGCGCACCACGTAATACAAGCTCGCGAGCGCCGCGAGCACCGTGAGCACCCGCAGGCCCAACAGGAGCAGGGGCTGGGCTCCCCCGCCCGGCTCCAGGGCCGCCGCGGATCGGCGGGGCACGACGAACAGGACCAGCGCCAGCGTCGCCAGCCCGAGGATCGCCGTGGTGAACGCGGTCATGTTTCCCAGCGCCTGGTGCTCCTCGAGGGTGGGGTAAAAGCCCTCGGTAATCCGGCCGGCCTCGTCGAGCCGGTCGAAGAACGCGTCCCCGGAGAGCTTTGCGAAGAGCGCCGAGATCGGAGTCACCACCGCCAGGGCGCCCAACACCCAGCGGGTGTGGGGGCGGATCACCGGCACGAAGGCGTACGCGATCGCGAGCAACGCCAGCAGCGGAACGAACACGACGGGAGCATGGACCAGCAACGGGTGGGCGGGAATGTCCATGAACTCTTCGAACATCGGGTCTCCTCGGCGGTCTACGCGAAGGCGGTCAAGAATTGGTCCCGAAAGGCGTCCATCCCCCAGACGGGTGCTTCCGGCCCGGGGCGGATGCCGTCGTGCCACCCCCAGTCGGCGATCCGGTCGAGCAGCGCCGGGTCGCCTGTGACGATGGTAACGGGTACGTCGGCGCCCGCGCCGTCCCCGGTGACCAGTGGGGAGGGCTGGTGGTCGCCCAGCATCACCAGCACCAGATCCTCGTCCCCATAGGTCTCGACATAGGAGATCAACGTGTCGAGCGAGTACGCCACCGCGTGCCCGAAGGCGGTCCGCAACCGCTCCGGGTCGCGCAACACCTCCTCGGCCGGCGGCCCGACGGCGGGCCGGTCGTGGAAGATAGACCCATCCCCGACCTCCTCCCAGTCGATCAGCGGCGCCACCGGAGTCCAGGGATTGTGGCTGGTCAACAGCGGCATTTCGGCCATCACCGGGGCCCGGTCCCGGGCCGACCGCTCGAACCGTTCGAACGCCGCCACGGTGTACTGATCCGGGATGATCCCCCAGTTCATTCGGGGCCCCTGGTAGTCGAGCGCCGCCCGGTCGTAGATCTCGTCATAGCCGAAGGTCTCCCCCTCCGGCCAGTCGTCGAAGATGCCGGGCATCACTCCGACGGTGCGCCACCCGGCGCGTTGGAAGGCGTGGTTGAGGGTCATCCGGTCACTGTCGAGGACGGTCTGGTAACGCCGCGGGTTGTCGACCCAGAGCCCGGACCGCAGCGTGGCGTGGGCCAGCCAGCTGCCGCCGCCGATGATCGGCGCGGTGAGGAAGCCGCTCTGCGCTTCGAAGCCGGATTCGGTGAGTCGCTGCTCGCCGCTGGTCAGGGTCGCCCCGATCGTCGCTTCGTACCGAGGATTCTCGATCGCGTCCCGGCCGTAGCTCTCCACGTAGGCGATCAGCACATCCTTTCCGCGCAACGCGGTGAGCAGCTCGTCGTCGGGGACGTCGCGGAACTCATCGACCGCCAGCTCGGCCGCGAAGGCCCGGTGGTCCCGCAGGCTCTCACCGACCCGTTGCACCTTGTCGCCGTGGTGGGCGGCGACCGGCAGGTCCGCCACCAGCTGGGCCCCGACCAGCGCCGCCACCAGCCAGACGGCGCCGAGCGCGGCAACGACGGAGCTGGCCTGCCGCCGGTGCCGGGCGACGACCTTCGCCAACCGCAGCATCGACAGCGTCGTCAACACCAGTACCAGCAGCGCCAGCAGCACCACGCCGACCACCGCCGCCACCGCGACCGCCTGACCGGACGCGTCGGTAAGGAACCCGAGGCCGGCCCAGGCCAGCGGCCAGTCGTGCACCGGGTCGAACGGCCGGGCGAGGAAGGTGTGGAAGCCCAGGTCGAACGCGGTCCACGCCGCCAGCAGGCCCACCCATAGCCCACCGACGATCGCCACCGGAGTCCGGGCCCGGGTCGGGACCACCAACAGCAACCCGGCCAGGACCAACGCCTCCACCGGGATCCGCAGCAGCGAACTTGGGTAGAGCCGGCCCGGCTCGGCTGGCAGGGTCAGCGCGATCCACACCAGGACGCCAGCGGCGACGGTGAGCGCCCCGGTGAGCAGTTGGCGGCGGTCCCACCGGTTGGCCGGGCCGGTGGTTGGTTCCTTCGGTTCGGTCATAGCGCCGGTGCGAGGTTGGGCATCGGCCGGTGGCGCAGCCGCCACAACCAGCCGATGTCACGACCGAACGACCACGCCAACAGGAGCAGCAGCAGGGCTAGGCCGGCGGTCATCAGTGGCGCCGGCAGGACCCCGGCGGCGGCGACGAGCAGCACCGTGCCCTGGGTGGCGGCGACCACCTTGCGGGACATCCGTACCGGCAACGGCCGACGCAGCCAGGGTTGGCTGCGGGCAGCGCCCGCGAAGAGGTATCTGGGCAGACCGAGCAGCACCACCCACCACCCCACCGCGAGGGCGACGAAGACGCTTAGCACCAGCACCAGGGCTGCGTCGGCCTCCATGTCGAAGCGCGCACCTACCACGGAGGTCGTCCCGGTGCGCCGGGCGACCTGCCCGTCGACCGCGTCGAGCATCAGCGCGACCGCGGCGATGGTCACCAGCACCGGGATCGGGGGCGCGGCGAAGAACGAATCGGCGACCAGCGCGGTGACCCCGCCGATCAGGGTGGCCCGGGCCAGGGTGACGGTGTCGGCCGGTCCCCAGCCGCGCGCCTCGGGGCGGCTGAACGCCTGCGTGAGCAGGACCCAGGTGCCCACCCCGAAGGCGATGCCGGCGAACCAGCCCGCCGGCCCGAGTTCGACCGTCGCTGCGAGCAGCGTCAGGACCGCGAACTGGGCGAGCAGGCCTACCGATGGCGGGTGGACCGAGCGGGCCGTGTCGCTTCTAACGCTTAACGTCACCATTGCTCCATTTCTGGACAAATCCTGAATGCAACCGCGTATCGTAGCCGCACCCCCAGGTACACGAGGCGCGCGCCTGGTTCGTTCACTACCCGCCGGAGGACTTTCTTGACCGCCTACTCGGCCCCGGATCCCGACGACGTCGCCACACTGCGCCGCGACCCGGCGATGTCGGCCCTGCACCGCTCGCTCGAGGTCTACTACGGCGACCCCGCCCGGGACGCGCTGATGGATCGCTTCTATGCCCAATTCGTCGGCCCCGGAGACCTGGCGTTCGACCTCGGGGCGCACATCGGGGACCGGATCGGCTGCTTCCGCCGACTCGGTGCCCGGGTGGTGGCGGTGGAGCCGCAGCCGATCTGTGCCCAAGCGATCCGCGCCCTCTACCCCGGCGACGACCAGCTCACCCTGGTCGCCGCCGCCTGCGGCGACCAGCCCGGCGAGGTGACGCTGCACGTCAACTCCGCCAATCCGACCGTCTCGACCGCCTCCGCCCATTTCGTCGCCGCCGCCGCGGGGGCGCTGGGGTGGGAGGGGCAGGTGTGGGACACCACGATTGCGGTCCCGGTCACAACCCTGGACGCGCTGATCGCCGAGCACGGCGTGCCCTCGTTCATCAAGATAGACGTCGAAGGGTACGAGGAGGCGGTGCTCGCCGGCCTGACCACCGCAGTTCCGGCGCTGTCCTTCGAATTCACCACCATCGAACGAAAAGTGGCGCTGGCCTGCCTGGAACGGTTGGCCACCCTCGGCCACTACGGCTTCGACCTAGTGCTCGGCGAGCGGCAGCAGCTGGTCTTCGGCCGTTGGCGCAGCGCCGCGAAGCTCGCCGACTACCTCCGTTCGCTGCCGCACGAGGTCAACTCCGGCGACATCTACGGGGTGGCACAGCCCACTGGCGCGAGCGGCGTATCGTGACCGGACGTGCCGCGGCCCGTTGCCCGGCCGCGGGGAGGTGACCTGATGTCGGCGCAGGCTCGCGCGCTCTGGCTGGCTACCCCTGGTCGAGCCGAGCTGCGCACCGAGCAGCTTCCCGAGCCCGCCGCCGACGAGGTACGAGTGCGGACGCTCTACTCCGGCATCAGCCGGGGCACCGAGACGCTCGTGTTCCGGGGCGAAGTTCCGCCGAGCCAGCAACAGGTGATGCGGGCGCCGTTTCAGACGGGTGAGTTCCCCGGCCCGGTGAAGTACGGGTACCTCAACGTCGGCGTGGTCGAGGCCGGCCCGCCCGAGTTGCGGGGGCGCACGGTCTTCTGTCTCTTTCCGCACCAGAGCAGGTATGTGGTGCCGGCGGCGGCGGTTACGCCGGTGCCCGAGTCGGTGCCGGCGGCGCGGGCGGTCCTCGCCGGTGCGGTGGAGACCGCGGTCAACGCGCTGTGGGACGCTGCCCCGCTGGTCGGCGACCGGATTGCGGTGGTCGGCGGCGGCATGGTCGGCGGAGCGGTGGTCGGTGTGCTGGCGAAGCTACCCGGGGCCCGGGTGCAGCTGATCGATGCCGACCCTGGCCGGGCGGCGGTGGCCGAGGCGTTCGGGGTGGAGTTCGCGCTGCCGCCAGCCGCCGCTGGCGAGTGCGACCTGGTCTTCCACGCCAGCGCTACCGACGCCGGGCTGGCCCAGTGCCTGACCCTGGCCGCTCCCGAGGCCACCGTGATCGAGCTGAGCTGGTACGGCGACCGGACGGTCGGCGCGCCGCTCGGCGAGGCGTTCCATTCTCGCCGGCTGACGCTTCGCAGCAGCCAGGTCGGCACGATCGCGCCGGCTCGGCGCGGCCGGCGCAGCCACGCCGAGCGGCTAGCGCTGGCGCTGCGGCTACTCGCCGACCCCGGCTTCGAGGTGTTGATCAGCGGCGAGTCCGACTTCGATGACCTACCCGAGCTGCTTGCCGAGTTCGCGAGCGGCGCCCGGGGCGGGCTCTGCCACCGGGTCCGCTACCCCACTGACACCGACCGAACTGGAGAGTGAGTTGTTCAGCGTAACCGTCCGGGACCACGTCATGATCGCGCACAGCTTCCGGGGCGAAGTCTTCGGACCCGCGCAACGCCTGCACGGCGCCACCTACGTGGTGGACGCGACGTTCCGCCGCCCGGAGCTGGACCCTGACAACATTGTGGTCGACATCGGACTCGCCAGCGCCCAGCTAGCCGAGGTGGTCGGCGAGTTCAACTACCAGAACCTGGACGAGTTGCCGGAGTTCGCCGGGGTCAATACCTCAACCGAGTACCTCGCCAGAGTGGTCGCCGACCGGCTCGCGGGGCGAGTGCAGGCCGGCGCGCTCGGTGCCGCCGCTCGCGGACTGACCGGCCTGACGGTCACCCTGCACGAGTCCCACATCGCCTGGGCCAGCTACGAACGCACCCTATGAACGTAGTGCAGCTGGTGCTCCCGTCCGGCATCGACGACCCCGGCTCGCCCAGCGGCGGCAACACCTACGACCGCTGCCTCGCCGAGGCCCTCAGCCACGCCGGGTGGCGGGTTCGAGAGCACCTCGTCGCCGGGGCCTGGCCGGCGCCCACCGCCGGCGAGGAGCAGCAGCTGGCGGATGCGCTCGCCCGGTTGCCCGACGGCGCGCTCACCGTCATCGACGGCCTGGTCGGGTGCGCCGCACCGGAGGCGCTGCGGGCCGCCGCCGACCGGTTACGGCTGGTGCTGCTCGTCCATCTCCCGCTGGCCGACGAGACCGGTCTGGACCCGGCCGTCGCTGCGGCGCGCCACGACCGGGAGCAGCGCAGCCTGGCAGTGGCCGCCGCGGTCATCGCCACCAGCGACTGGGCGGCGCGGCGCCTGATCGAGAGTCACCACCTGCCGGCTGACCAGGTGCATGTGGCGGAACCGGGGGTCGCACCGGCGCCGCTGGCGGCCGGCACCGACGGCGCCGGCCAGCTGCTCTGCGTCGCCGCACTCACCCCGCGAAAGGGCCACGACGTGCTGGTCGAGGCCCTGGCCCAGGTGTCCGATCGGCGCTGGCGGTGTGTCTGCGTGGGGGCCGCCGGCGGCGACGAACGGTATCTGACCCGGCTGCGGGAGGCGGCGGCGGAACCGGGCTTGGCCGGCCGCATCGAGCTGCCGGGGCCGCGTACCGGGCCTGCCCTGGCCGCCACCTACCACACCGCCGACCTGCTGGTGCTTGCCTCACACGCCGAAACCTACGGGATGGTGGTCACCGAGGCGCTCGCCCGCGGCATCCCGGTGATCGCCACCGAGGTGGGGGGCGTCCCGGCGGCGCTGGGCCGGGCGCCGGACGGGCAGCGGCCCGGCCTGCTGGTGCCGCCGGCCGACCCACCGGCGTTGGCCAGGGCATTGGCCCGTTGGTGGGATGAACCGGCGCTGCGGCAGCGGCTACGCGCCGCCGCGCAGGCCCGACGGGCCGCGCTGCCCGGTTGGGCCGCGACCGCCGGCGCGGTCGACCAGGTCCTGGCCGGGCTGGCCACGACCAAGGAAGGACCAGCATGAGCACCGTCGACCCGCCCCGCTACAGCCCGGCCTGGCTGGAGCTGCGTGAGCCCGCGGACGCGGCGGCCCGGGCAGCCGCGCTGATCGCGCCGCTGCGGCAGCTGCTGCCGACCGGCCCGCTCCGGATCGGTGATCTCGGCTGCGGGACCGGTTCGATGGCTCGCTGGCTGGCGGGCCGGCTCCCCGGACCGCAGCACTGGCTGCTCATCGACCAGGACCCCGAGCTGTTGACCCACGCGGTCAGCCACCTGCCCGACCAGGCTGCCGACGGCTCCCGGGTCACCGGCGAAGCCCGCCGCTACGACCTCACCGAGCTGCCCGCCGATGCGCTGGCCGGGCTCCAGCTGGTGACCGCGTCGGCCCTGTTAGACCTGCTGACCGGGGCGGAGCTGAGCCACCTGGCAGCGGTGATCACGGCGGCCGGCTGCCCGGCGCTACTGACCCTGTCGGTCACCGGACAGGTCCGGTTCACGCCCGCCGACCCCCTCGACCCTTCACTCGCCGCGGCCTTCAACGACCACCAGCGCCGCCGCGTCGGCGAGCGACGCCTGCTGGGCCCGGCGGCGCCGACGGCGGCGGCGGCGACCTTCGCTGACCTCGGCGCCACGGTCCGGGTGCAGGAGAGTCCCTGGCGACTCGGCCCCGACCAGCCAGCATTGATCGACCAGTGGCTACGAGGGTGGGTCGCGGCCGCCTGCGAGCAGCGCCCGGAGCTGTCGGCTCCGGCCGAGGAGTACCTCGCTCGCCGGCTCGCCGCCGGGCACGCCGGCACGCTGTGGGTCGAGATCGGCCATCACGACCTGCTCGTCACCTCGAGACCGGGTGAACCGTCTCCGGCCGCTACGACGTAGGACCAGACGATGATCAGCGACGCGCGAGCCGAACCGACCCCGCCGCCGATCGCCTTGGCAGCTACCGCAGACGCCGGCGACCGCCGGTTCGGCCTGCCCACCCGTACCTGGTGGGTCTTGATTCGGGTGCTGGGCGGGGTCGCGATCCTCGGGGTGCTGGTCTGGCGGGTCGGTGCGGACGGCTTCCTCGCCGGGCTGCGCATGATCGATCTGGGCACCCTGCTGCTGATCTTCGTGATCGGGGCGGCCACCACGGTACTCAGCGCCTGGCGGTGGGTGCTGGTGGCCCGCGGGCTCGGCGTCACGTTACCCCTGGGCACCGCGGTCACCGCTTACTACCGGGCGCAGTTTCTCAACGCCGCACTGCCCGGCGGCGTCCTCGGCGACGTGCACCGAGCCGTACGACACGGCCGGGACCTGCGCAATCTCGGGCTCGGCGTGCGCGCCGTAGTGCTGGAGCGACTAGCCGGGCAGGTCGTGCTCGTCGCCGCCGGCGCGGTGGTGGTCGTGCTGCTCGGCGCGCCGCTGCTAAGGGCGATCCGGGTACCAACCGCGGCGCTGGTAGCCGGCGGGATTCTGATCGCCGTCCTAGCGGCGCTAGGCCTGGTCGGCGCTCGGAGCACCCGGGCTGGTGCGGTTATCAGCCGGACGGTGCGCGCTACCGTCACCGCGGTACGCACCGGGCTGCTCGGCCGGCGCGGCTGGCCCGGGATCGTCGCCTGCTCCGCGTTGGTGGTGGTCGGGTTCCTCGCCATGTTCGTGGTGGCGGCTCGCGCCGCCGGGGTCACCGCCGGCGTCGCTGAACTGCTGCCCCTGCTGACGCTGGCCTTGATCGCGATGGCGATCCCCCTCAACGTGGGTGGGTGGGGTCCCCGCGAGGGAGTCTGCGCCTGGGCGTTCGGAGTCGCCGGGCTGGGGGCCGCACAGGGGCTCGCGGTTGCGGTGATCTATGGGGTGTCGGTCTTCGTGGCGAGCCTCCCGGGGGCGGTGGTGCTGGCCGCCCGATGGTGGCGCGACCGGCGGTCGGCGGCTGGTCAGTCGGCGCCGAACCGAGCGGACAGCGCATAGCGCAGCAGCACCACGTCACCGAGCTGACGCACCTCCGCGAGCTCGGCCCGATGCTCCGGCCCCCACGGGAACCCGCCGTCGCGCACGAACCGTGGCGCCCGGCTGTCGCCGACGAAGAACGGGGCGATCACCAGCTGCAGCTCGTCCGCGAGCCCGGCCGTAAGGAACTGCGTGTGTACCCGGCCGCCGCCCTCCACCATCAACCGGCGTACTCCCCGTGCCCGGAGGTCGTTCGCGAGCCCGTGCAGGTCGACCGGGTCGCCGCCGTCCACCACCGTGGCGAGGCCACCGAAGCGTTCCCGGGCAACACCGAACACGGAGTGAGCACAGTAGATGATTTTTTCGGTCTCCCCGGTGACGAAGAACCTCGCCCCCGGGTCCAGGTCGGCCCCGCCGGTGAGAGTCACCTTCATCGGCGACGCGGGCAACCCGCGGGCGACCCGCTCACCTCGGCGGGCGCTGGACCGCACCAACAGGCGCGGATCATCCCGGCGGACGGTGCCGGCACCGACCAGGATCGCGTCGCACTGCGCGCGAACCTCGTCGACCCGATCGAAGTCGGCCGAATTGGACAGCAGTAGCCGCTCCTCACTGGCGTCGTCGAGGTAACCGTCGAGCGACATGCTGCAACTAAGGAGGGTGTACGGGGTCGGCGGGGCGGTCGCGGCGGAGTTGGGCAGCGGTCGCGACTGCCCGGACCGACCGGCGGAGGTTGCGACGGTCATCTCATCCTTCCCATCAGCCCAGCGGCGGCAGGTCGAGAGTGTGCCCGGAGCGGCGGACCTTGGTGTTCAGGTACCGGGCGTTCGCGTCAGACACGTGCACCCCGGTAGCGACCGCGCCAGTGACCTGGATGCCATGCCGCTCCAGTTGGCGTGCCTTGTCTGGATTGTTACTGAGTAGTGTGATCTGCGCTACGCCCAGCGTCTGCAGCATCTCGGCGGCGACGGTGTAGTCCCGTTCGTCCTCACCGTGCCCGAGCGCGAGGTTCGCCTCATACGTGTCCAGCCCGCCGTCCTGCAACGCGTACGCGTCCAGCTTGGCGTAGAGGCCGATGCCGCGCCCCTCCTGCCGCAGGTAGAGCAGGAAACCACCGGTCTGGGCGATGCGCTCGACCGCTTCCCGCAGCTGCGGGCCGCAGTCGCAGCGCTGACTGCCGAACACGTCACCGGTCAGGCACTCGCTGTGCGGTCGCACCAACGGCGGCGGACCACCGACTGCGGCCCGCTGCAGGCTGGCCCGCCAGTCACCGAGCCCGAACGCGAGGTGTTCGCCCCGGTCGGAGAGCCCATTGAACGTGAACACACGTGCCGCGGTCCGGTATCCGTCGACGAAGCGCAACGGAACCGATACCGCCATCCGGACGGTGGCGGTGGTGCCCGCAGCGGCCTCCAGCGCCGCGCCGGGCACGGCAGTGGACACCTCCGGCAGGGTATTGGACATCGTTCTCCCATGGTTGAGGCCAGGAACAGGCGGTGCCGGCACCGTGCCGGCCGCGACCCGGGCAGCCGTTGGCGCAAGACCGACACCTGCCCCCGTCATCACGCCGATACGAACGCGGTGCGACGGTAGTTCATCGACCGACCGAAAGATCACCGCGCCCGCCCTCCGTGGACACCGGCGTTCGCGGCCCGACCACCCGGCGGTGACCGACCGCGACGACCGGGCCTCCGATGGAGCCATGCACCCATATCCCCTGCCCGGCCACTCGCCAAACCGTAGGGCACCGCCGACAAACCCGCCCGCGCCGACTCCGTCGCCAAGATCCACCGATACGCTGCGTCATTGGCCAGCACCACGCTGGATCGGTACAATCGCTGTCTGAGTCGAGAGGCGCTGCAACGGGCGTGTGTGCCCGCCACGCTCGACCCCTGGACTGCACCAAGGGCGCCTCATTTTTTGGAGGTGACTTGGCTTGGGGAGCACATCCACGACCGCTAGCGACCAACGCGGGCTACGGGAAGCCCTGGAGCAACGGATTCTGGTGCTGGACGGCGCCTGGGGCACGATGCTTCAGAACGCGAAACTGACCACCGCTGACTACCAGGGTGACCGGTTCACCGCCCACTCCCACGACGTCACCGGCGACCCGGATCTGCTCAACCTGACCCGGCCGGATCTGATCCTCGACGTGCACCGGCAATACCTGGCCGCCGGTGCGGACATCACCACCACCAACACGTTCACCGCCACCACCATCGGGCAGGCCGACTACGGGCTCGAGTCGCACGTGCATGAGATGAACGTGCGCGCCGCGCAGCTTGCTCGGCAGGCAGCGGACGAGTTCGACAACCGCTTCGTCGCGGGCTCGATCGGACCACTGAACGTAACCCTCTCGCTCTCCCCCAAGGTGGAGGATCCCGCCTTTCGTGCGGTCTCCTTCGACCAGGTGAAGCAGGCGTACGCGGAGCAGATCGCGGCGCTGGCCGAGGGTGGCGTGGATGTCCTATTGGTTGAGACCATCTTCGATACGCTCAACTGCAAGGCGGCCATCATGGCCGCGCGGGAGGTGGCCCCGCAGGTTCCACTCTGGATTTCGGTGACCATCGTCGACCTTAGCGGCCGGACCCTCTCCGGCCAGACCGTGGAAGCGTTCTGGCGCTCGATCGAACGGGCCCAGCCGCTGGTCGTCGGGCTCAACTGCTCGCTGGGCGCGGCGGAGATGCGACCGCACGTCGCTGAGTTGTCCCGACTCGCCGATTCCTTCGTCTCCTCATACCCGAACGCCGGCCTCCC carries:
- a CDS encoding DUF2231 domain-containing protein, whose protein sequence is MFEEFMDIPAHPLLVHAPVVFVPLLALLAIAYAFVPVIRPHTRWVLGALAVVTPISALFAKLSGDAFFDRLDEAGRITEGFYPTLEEHQALGNMTAFTTAILGLATLALVLFVVPRRSAAALEPGGGAQPLLLLGLRVLTVLAALASLYYVVRTGDTGAKAVWTGY
- a CDS encoding RibD family protein codes for the protein MTVATSAGRSGQSRPLPNSAATAPPTPYTLLSCSMSLDGYLDDASEERLLLSNSADFDRVDEVRAQCDAILVGAGTVRRDDPRLLVRSSARRGERVARGLPASPMKVTLTGGADLDPGARFFVTGETEKIIYCAHSVFGVARERFGGLATVVDGGDPVDLHGLANDLRARGVRRLMVEGGGRVHTQFLTAGLADELQLVIAPFFVGDSRAPRFVRDGGFPWGPEHRAELAEVRQLGDVVLLRYALSARFGAD
- a CDS encoding class I SAM-dependent methyltransferase translates to MSTVDPPRYSPAWLELREPADAAARAAALIAPLRQLLPTGPLRIGDLGCGTGSMARWLAGRLPGPQHWLLIDQDPELLTHAVSHLPDQAADGSRVTGEARRYDLTELPADALAGLQLVTASALLDLLTGAELSHLAAVITAAGCPALLTLSVTGQVRFTPADPLDPSLAAAFNDHQRRRVGERRLLGPAAPTAAAATFADLGATVRVQESPWRLGPDQPALIDQWLRGWVAAACEQRPELSAPAEEYLARRLAAGHAGTLWVEIGHHDLLVTSRPGEPSPAATT
- a CDS encoding dihydrofolate reductase family protein; the encoded protein is MGVVYTAASMSLDGYIAGPDEQGFAHLFSWYANGPQQLPTANPEVSFHMSEASAAHFRELADRTGALVVGRRQFDLTGGWGGQHPLGVPVVVLTHRLPDEWPRAEAPFVFRSGHIESALAQAKALAGRRAVGVSAGSVARQVLNARLLDEVWIELVPVLLGGGTPYLSELSRPPVLLEGPIAIAAGHGVTHLRYRVRRA
- a CDS encoding zinc-dependent alcohol dehydrogenase codes for the protein MSAQARALWLATPGRAELRTEQLPEPAADEVRVRTLYSGISRGTETLVFRGEVPPSQQQVMRAPFQTGEFPGPVKYGYLNVGVVEAGPPELRGRTVFCLFPHQSRYVVPAAAVTPVPESVPAARAVLAGAVETAVNALWDAAPLVGDRIAVVGGGMVGGAVVGVLAKLPGARVQLIDADPGRAAVAEAFGVEFALPPAAAGECDLVFHASATDAGLAQCLTLAAPEATVIELSWYGDRTVGAPLGEAFHSRRLTLRSSQVGTIAPARRGRRSHAERLALALRLLADPGFEVLISGESDFDDLPELLAEFASGARGGLCHRVRYPTDTDRTGE
- a CDS encoding FkbM family methyltransferase — its product is MSALHRSLEVYYGDPARDALMDRFYAQFVGPGDLAFDLGAHIGDRIGCFRRLGARVVAVEPQPICAQAIRALYPGDDQLTLVAAACGDQPGEVTLHVNSANPTVSTASAHFVAAAAGALGWEGQVWDTTIAVPVTTLDALIAEHGVPSFIKIDVEGYEEAVLAGLTTAVPALSFEFTTIERKVALACLERLATLGHYGFDLVLGERQQLVFGRWRSAAKLADYLRSLPHEVNSGDIYGVAQPTGASGVS
- a CDS encoding GTP cyclohydrolase II — its product is MAVSVPLRFVDGYRTAARVFTFNGLSDRGEHLAFGLGDWRASLQRAAVGGPPPLVRPHSECLTGDVFGSQRCDCGPQLREAVERIAQTGGFLLYLRQEGRGIGLYAKLDAYALQDGGLDTYEANLALGHGEDERDYTVAAEMLQTLGVAQITLLSNNPDKARQLERHGIQVTGAVATGVHVSDANARYLNTKVRRSGHTLDLPPLG
- a CDS encoding glycosyltransferase family 4 protein → MNVVQLVLPSGIDDPGSPSGGNTYDRCLAEALSHAGWRVREHLVAGAWPAPTAGEEQQLADALARLPDGALTVIDGLVGCAAPEALRAAADRLRLVLLVHLPLADETGLDPAVAAARHDREQRSLAVAAAVIATSDWAARRLIESHHLPADQVHVAEPGVAPAPLAAGTDGAGQLLCVAALTPRKGHDVLVEALAQVSDRRWRCVCVGAAGGDERYLTRLREAAAEPGLAGRIELPGPRTGPALAATYHTADLLVLASHAETYGMVVTEALARGIPVIATEVGGVPAALGRAPDGQRPGLLVPPADPPALARALARWWDEPALRQRLRAAAQARRAALPGWAATAGAVDQVLAGLATTKEGPA
- a CDS encoding 6-pyruvoyl trahydropterin synthase family protein, which codes for MFSVTVRDHVMIAHSFRGEVFGPAQRLHGATYVVDATFRRPELDPDNIVVDIGLASAQLAEVVGEFNYQNLDELPEFAGVNTSTEYLARVVADRLAGRVQAGALGAAARGLTGLTVTLHESHIAWASYERTL
- a CDS encoding lysylphosphatidylglycerol synthase transmembrane domain-containing protein, coding for MISDARAEPTPPPIALAATADAGDRRFGLPTRTWWVLIRVLGGVAILGVLVWRVGADGFLAGLRMIDLGTLLLIFVIGAATTVLSAWRWVLVARGLGVTLPLGTAVTAYYRAQFLNAALPGGVLGDVHRAVRHGRDLRNLGLGVRAVVLERLAGQVVLVAAGAVVVVLLGAPLLRAIRVPTAALVAGGILIAVLAALGLVGARSTRAGAVISRTVRATVTAVRTGLLGRRGWPGIVACSALVVVGFLAMFVVAARAAGVTAGVAELLPLLTLALIAMAIPLNVGGWGPREGVCAWAFGVAGLGAAQGLAVAVIYGVSVFVASLPGAVVLAARWWRDRRSAAGQSAPNRADSA